From a region of the Deinococcus terrestris genome:
- a CDS encoding chorismate-binding protein produces MLLRLRAAGAPGVALLESLGPVVEYGRYSFLSAWPVRVQEDVPERPAGSALFPAWLGGLKYEAAGAFGLDTHAPDRRAGWWGLYPSGLVWDRAAGTLEAVGEAGHVDWAAVLAGQPAPQPTLRVGTFGADDVDYPAGVRAVQELIRAGEVYQVNLSRGVRATAEGDPLAAYLRLREVNPSPFMAFVDLGNEVIVSCSPERLVLWTEGEVSARPIAGTRRRGDTPGEDAALERELRSDPKETAEHTMLVDLVRHDLGRVAAPGTVTVPDFGLVERYSHVMHLVSEVRARAREDLTVRELLAATFPGGTITGAPKPRVMTAIHDLEPGPRGWYTGGVGIVSGARVDVNILIRTAGFSRQLPSASSQPDKLEAGDWPLDAPTWTVTVRAGGGTVIDADPRREAQETVHKAQALLAVLAGQPGRPPQPPAPPVPGRPWAPPPAGTRTGLRVLVLDNRDSFTLNLVHDLLALGAEVDLRTQDESADALLASRPDAVLVGPGPGTPATSGPTLELTRRCLEGGVPLLGVCLGHQALGEVLGGRVERAAPVHGRPAAVRHTGAGLFAGIADGAPFGRYHSLVVRGLPGELVTARSEDGEVMALEVPGRPAWGVQFHPESVLSPAGRVLLGNWLRLSREARG; encoded by the coding sequence ATGCTGCTGCGGCTGCGGGCGGCGGGGGCGCCGGGGGTCGCGCTGCTGGAATCGCTGGGGCCAGTCGTGGAGTACGGACGGTATTCCTTCCTGAGTGCCTGGCCCGTGCGGGTGCAGGAGGACGTGCCCGAGCGCCCCGCCGGGAGCGCCCTCTTCCCTGCGTGGCTGGGAGGCCTGAAGTACGAGGCGGCAGGCGCCTTTGGGCTGGACACCCACGCCCCGGACAGGCGGGCAGGGTGGTGGGGCCTCTATCCCAGTGGGCTGGTGTGGGACCGCGCGGCGGGCACGCTGGAAGCCGTGGGCGAAGCCGGACATGTGGACTGGGCGGCGGTGCTCGCGGGACAACCCGCGCCCCAACCGACCCTCCGCGTGGGCACCTTCGGGGCCGACGACGTGGACTACCCGGCGGGCGTCCGCGCCGTGCAGGAGCTGATCCGGGCCGGGGAGGTCTATCAGGTCAACCTCTCGCGGGGGGTGCGGGCAACTGCCGAGGGCGATCCCCTCGCCGCCTACCTGCGGCTGCGGGAGGTCAACCCCAGCCCGTTCATGGCCTTTGTGGACCTGGGGAACGAGGTCATCGTGTCGTGCTCCCCCGAGCGGCTGGTGCTGTGGACGGAGGGGGAAGTGTCGGCCCGGCCCATCGCGGGCACCCGGCGCCGGGGCGACACGCCGGGGGAGGACGCGGCGCTGGAGCGCGAACTCCGCTCGGACCCCAAGGAGACCGCCGAACACACCATGCTGGTGGACCTCGTGCGGCACGACCTGGGGCGGGTGGCCGCGCCCGGCACGGTGACGGTGCCCGACTTCGGGTTGGTGGAGCGCTACAGCCACGTCATGCACCTCGTCTCGGAGGTGCGGGCGCGGGCGCGGGAAGACCTGACCGTCCGCGAACTGCTCGCCGCCACCTTTCCCGGCGGCACGATCACGGGGGCTCCCAAACCCCGCGTGATGACCGCGATCCATGACCTCGAACCCGGCCCACGCGGGTGGTACACGGGCGGGGTGGGGATCGTCAGCGGGGCGCGGGTGGACGTGAACATCCTGATTCGGACGGCGGGGTTCAGTCGCCAGCTTCCATCGGCCAGCTCCCAGCCGGACAAGCTGGAAGCTGGCGACTGGCCGCTGGACGCTCCCACCTGGACCGTCACCGTCCGCGCGGGCGGCGGCACCGTCATCGACGCCGACCCCCGGCGGGAGGCGCAGGAGACGGTCCACAAGGCGCAGGCCCTCCTCGCGGTCCTCGCGGGGCAGCCGGGGCGCCCGCCGCAGCCGCCCGCGCCGCCCGTGCCGGGGCGCCCCTGGGCACCGCCGCCCGCCGGGACGCGCACGGGGCTGCGGGTGCTGGTGCTCGACAACCGGGATTCCTTCACCCTCAACCTCGTCCACGACCTCCTCGCGCTGGGGGCCGAGGTGGACCTGCGGACCCAGGACGAGAGCGCCGACGCGCTGCTGGCCTCCCGCCCCGACGCCGTGCTGGTGGGGCCGGGGCCGGGCACTCCTGCCACGAGCGGCCCCACGCTGGAGCTGACCCGCCGCTGCCTGGAGGGAGGCGTGCCGCTGCTGGGCGTCTGCCTGGGGCATCAGGCGCTGGGCGAGGTGCTGGGGGGCCGGGTGGAGCGGGCGGCCCCGGTCCACGGTCGTCCGGCGGCGGTGCGGCACACGGGGGCGGGCCTCTTCGCCGGGATCGCGGACGGTGCTCCCTTCGGCCGCTATCACTCGCTGGTGGTGCGCGGCCTGCCGGGCGAGCTGGTGACCGCCCGCAGCGAGGACGGCGAGGTGATGGCGCTGGAGGTGCCGGGCCGCCCCGCCTGGGGGGTGCAGTTCCACCCCGAAAGTGTGCTGAGTCCGGCCGGGCGGGTGCTGCTGGGCAACTGGCTGCGGCTCAGCCGGGAGGCGCGGGGGTGA
- a CDS encoding Glu/Leu/Phe/Val family dehydrogenase: protein MTTTQDPQAQPPQNTQRLGQHTIPSYLDPNNIGPYEIFLEQVERVTPYLGKLAYWVETLKRPKRILVVDIPIHLDDGTVAHFEGYRVQHNTSRGPAKGGIRYHQDVTLSEVMALSAWMTVKNAAVNLPYGGGKGGIRIDPRKYSTGELERLTRRYTTEIGLIIGPDKDIPAPDVNTGPREMAWMMDTYSMNVGRTSTGVVTGKPVTLGGSLGRADATGRGVFVTGAEAMKKLGMPMEGAKVAVQGFGNVGEAAARIFHGHGAKIVAIQDVTGTIYSEAGIDPAAALAHLRQTGKITDLPGTEELTRDEFWGVDCDVLVPAALEKQITLANADRIKAKLIVEGANGPTIPAADDLLAERGVTVVPDVLANAGGVTVSYFEWVQDFSSFFWTEEEINGRLDRIMAEAFLSLWDVKERHGVTLRTAVYIVACTRVLEARALRGLYP from the coding sequence ATGACCACCACCCAGGACCCGCAGGCCCAACCGCCGCAAAATACGCAGCGCCTCGGCCAGCACACCATCCCCAGCTACCTCGACCCCAACAACATCGGCCCCTACGAGATCTTCCTTGAGCAGGTCGAGCGCGTCACGCCCTACCTCGGCAAGCTCGCCTACTGGGTCGAGACCCTCAAGCGGCCCAAGCGCATCCTCGTCGTGGACATTCCCATTCACCTCGACGACGGCACGGTCGCGCACTTCGAGGGCTACCGGGTGCAGCACAACACCTCGCGCGGGCCCGCCAAGGGCGGTATCCGCTACCACCAGGACGTGACCCTCAGTGAGGTGATGGCCCTTTCCGCGTGGATGACGGTCAAGAACGCCGCCGTGAACCTGCCCTACGGCGGCGGCAAGGGCGGCATCCGTATCGACCCGCGCAAGTACTCGACCGGGGAACTCGAGCGCCTGACCCGGCGCTACACCACCGAGATCGGACTGATCATCGGGCCGGACAAGGACATCCCCGCCCCCGACGTGAACACCGGGCCGAGAGAGATGGCCTGGATGATGGACACCTACTCCATGAACGTGGGCCGCACCTCGACCGGCGTGGTGACCGGCAAGCCCGTGACCCTGGGCGGCTCGCTGGGCCGCGCCGACGCGACCGGGCGCGGCGTCTTCGTGACGGGTGCCGAGGCGATGAAGAAGCTCGGGATGCCGATGGAAGGAGCGAAGGTCGCCGTGCAGGGCTTCGGCAACGTGGGCGAGGCCGCCGCCCGCATCTTCCACGGGCATGGGGCGAAGATCGTCGCCATTCAGGACGTGACGGGGACGATCTACAGCGAAGCAGGCATCGACCCGGCGGCGGCCCTGGCGCACCTGCGGCAGACAGGCAAGATCACCGACCTGCCCGGCACCGAGGAACTCACCCGTGACGAGTTCTGGGGAGTGGACTGCGACGTGCTGGTGCCCGCCGCGCTGGAAAAGCAGATCACGCTGGCAAACGCCGACCGCATCAAGGCCAAACTCATCGTGGAGGGCGCCAACGGCCCCACCATCCCCGCTGCCGACGACCTGCTGGCCGAGCGCGGCGTCACGGTGGTGCCCGATGTGCTCGCCAACGCAGGCGGCGTGACGGTGTCGTACTTCGAGTGGGTGCAGGACTTCTCGTCGTTCTTCTGGACCGAAGAGGAGATCAATGGCCGCCTCGACCGCATCATGGCGGAAGCCTTCCTGAGCCTGTGGGACGTGAAGGAGCGCCACGGCGTGACCCTGCGTACCGCCGTGTACATCGTGGCCTGCACGCGGGTGCTGGAGGCGCGGGCGCTGCGGGGGCTGTACCCGTAA
- a CDS encoding aminotransferase class IV produces the protein MRPLPPEVNAPAWLLGESAFTTVRTWNGAALLWPQHLARLRGTCAWLGLPDPEEKLPRLETAGWGLLRVTVTPDGTFWSWRPLAPGPRSEGGVAVRLTDVQVHLQLAAHKTGNYLPYLLAGRGAAGAFEGWLTDGTGHIVDGSRTSPLLELDGGLVVPSGGLPGVTRAAFLAGQTFETRPVTVAELPSVTRAWVCGSGVGVVPVRQIVGEGWEVNLPAEWPTVTDRALVWPGAQARP, from the coding sequence GTGAGGCCCCTGCCGCCCGAGGTCAACGCGCCCGCCTGGCTGCTGGGCGAGTCGGCCTTTACCACCGTGCGGACGTGGAACGGGGCGGCGCTGCTCTGGCCCCAGCACCTCGCCCGGCTGCGCGGGACATGCGCGTGGCTGGGCCTCCCCGACCCGGAAGAGAAGCTGCCCCGGCTGGAAACGGCGGGCTGGGGCCTGCTGCGCGTCACCGTGACCCCGGACGGGACATTCTGGTCTTGGCGACCGCTCGCACCGGGGCCGAGATCGGAGGGGGGCGTCGCCGTGCGGCTCACCGACGTGCAGGTCCATTTGCAACTCGCCGCTCACAAGACCGGGAACTACCTGCCCTATCTCCTCGCGGGGCGGGGGGCAGCCGGGGCTTTTGAGGGCTGGTTGACGGACGGGACTGGGCATATCGTCGACGGGAGCCGCACCTCGCCGCTGCTGGAGTTGGACGGGGGGCTGGTCGTGCCCTCGGGCGGGTTGCCGGGAGTGACGCGGGCGGCTTTCCTGGCAGGGCAGACGTTCGAGACCCGGCCCGTCACCGTGGCCGAGCTGCCCAGCGTCACCCGCGCGTGGGTGTGCGGCAGCGGGGTGGGGGTGGTTCCGGTGCGCCAGATCGTGGGGGAGGGCTGGGAGGTCAACCTCCCCGCCGAGTGGCCCACGGTGACCGACCGGGCGCTGGTGTGGCCGGGAGCGCAAGCACGTCCTTGA
- a CDS encoding polyprenyl synthetase family protein, which translates to MTGVAALTLPGTAFEARLREVLRSRVAFIELIGDDLVAAGGKRARPAVTLLAAQALGARPEAPEWGHVTDLAVCVELLHSASLLHDDLIDDADTRRGQPAAFRRFGNVVSVMSGDFMLSRLLTLLAGLPGGADLTRAFGDAASRICEGEVLQFQVAAYGEYSLEAYLEVIGGKTAALLALAACGPAWLLGASAAQREALATFGWEYGLAFQMRDDLLDLTGDEAALGKPVGGDLREGKATLPVLDLLAGPHAGEVREVLERRAARPGDVERVRDLVEGTGAAERTHAEIRRRADLAANALEALPPSAAREALADLARHESRRRA; encoded by the coding sequence ATGACTGGCGTGGCCGCCCTGACCCTCCCCGGTACCGCTTTCGAGGCGCGGCTGCGCGAGGTGCTGCGCTCGCGCGTGGCCTTTATCGAGCTGATCGGAGACGACCTCGTGGCCGCCGGGGGCAAGCGGGCCCGCCCCGCCGTGACGCTGCTCGCGGCGCAGGCCCTCGGCGCCCGGCCGGAGGCGCCGGAGTGGGGGCACGTCACGGACCTCGCCGTCTGCGTGGAGCTTCTGCACTCGGCCTCGCTGCTGCACGACGACCTGATCGACGACGCCGACACCCGCCGGGGCCAGCCCGCCGCCTTCCGGCGCTTCGGCAACGTGGTCAGCGTGATGAGCGGCGACTTCATGCTCTCGCGGCTGCTCACGCTGCTGGCCGGATTGCCCGGAGGCGCCGACCTGACCCGCGCCTTCGGGGACGCGGCCTCGCGCATCTGCGAGGGCGAGGTGCTGCAATTCCAGGTCGCGGCCTACGGGGAATACAGCCTGGAGGCCTACCTGGAAGTCATCGGCGGCAAGACGGCGGCCTTGCTCGCGCTGGCGGCCTGCGGTCCCGCGTGGCTGCTGGGCGCCTCCGCCGCGCAGCGCGAGGCCCTGGCGACCTTCGGCTGGGAATACGGCCTGGCCTTTCAGATGCGCGACGACCTGCTGGACCTGACGGGCGACGAGGCGGCCCTGGGCAAGCCCGTCGGCGGCGACCTGCGCGAGGGCAAGGCCACCCTGCCGGTGCTGGACCTGCTCGCGGGGCCGCACGCGGGCGAGGTGCGTGAGGTGCTGGAGCGCCGCGCCGCCCGCCCCGGCGACGTGGAGCGGGTGCGGGACCTCGTGGAAGGTACGGGAGCGGCCGAGCGCACGCACGCCGAGATTCGCCGCCGCGCCGACCTCGCCGCCAACGCGCTGGAGGCCCTGCCCCCCTCCGCCGCCCGCGAGGCCCTGGCGGACCTCGCCCGCCACGAGAGCCGCCGCCGGGCCTGA
- a CDS encoding quinate 5-dehydrogenase, protein MTDPLRGWQPAPPGFKHVVSVSLGNSSRNAREELTVLGQPFVLERLGTDGDAKKAAALFASLDGRVDAFGLGGADLYLIADGRRYTFSNVRKLVSHARLTPVLDGSGLKNTLERDAIAQLDPVVGWREQRVLMVSAVDRFGMAEALAGAGADVVYGDLVFGLNVNVPLRSIGALRRLARLALPALTRLPQDWFYPTGDKQNSSVQGQGTRYYAWADVIAGDTHYAKRYAPRDLAGKTVLTQTITEADRTWMEERGVARLITTTPRIGKRNFATNVLEAFFVALSGKQEALSEGEYLRYIREVGFRPEVTELGQRAQGHGPAVSSAVPSASPR, encoded by the coding sequence ATGACCGACCCCCTCCGCGGCTGGCAGCCCGCACCTCCCGGCTTCAAGCATGTCGTGAGCGTGTCGCTGGGCAACTCCTCGCGCAATGCCCGCGAGGAACTGACCGTGCTGGGCCAGCCTTTCGTGCTCGAGCGGCTCGGGACGGACGGGGACGCGAAGAAGGCCGCCGCCCTGTTCGCCTCGCTCGACGGGCGGGTGGACGCCTTTGGGCTGGGGGGGGCGGACCTGTACCTGATCGCGGACGGGCGGCGCTACACCTTCAGCAACGTCCGCAAGCTGGTCTCGCACGCGCGGCTGACGCCCGTGCTGGACGGCAGCGGCCTGAAAAACACCCTGGAGCGCGACGCCATCGCGCAGCTTGACCCGGTGGTGGGGTGGCGGGAGCAGCGGGTGCTGATGGTCAGCGCGGTGGACCGCTTCGGGATGGCGGAGGCGCTGGCCGGGGCCGGGGCGGACGTGGTGTACGGCGACCTCGTCTTTGGCCTCAATGTCAACGTGCCGCTGCGGTCCATCGGGGCGTTGCGGCGGCTGGCGCGGCTGGCGCTTCCGGCCTTGACCCGGCTGCCGCAGGACTGGTTTTACCCGACCGGCGACAAGCAGAACTCCAGCGTGCAGGGCCAGGGCACCCGTTACTACGCCTGGGCCGACGTGATCGCCGGGGACACCCACTACGCCAAGCGCTACGCCCCGCGCGACCTCGCGGGCAAGACGGTCCTCACCCAGACCATCACGGAGGCCGACCGCACCTGGATGGAGGAACGCGGCGTGGCCCGGTTGATCACGACCACCCCGCGCATCGGCAAGCGCAACTTCGCCACCAATGTGCTGGAAGCCTTTTTCGTGGCGCTGAGCGGCAAGCAGGAGGCCCTGAGCGAAGGAGAGTACCTGCGTTATATCCGCGAGGTGGGCTTCCGGCCCGAGGTCACCGAACTGGGGCAACGGGCGCAGGGGCACGGCCCGGCCGTCTCCAGCGCCGTTCCCAGCGCGTCCCCACGCTGA
- a CDS encoding Glu/Leu/Phe/Val family dehydrogenase has product MRASGLNWQGLMEQLQEALPHCEVTDQSLAYFKYPRRTVAVNLPVRMDDGRIQVFRGYRTVHSTARGPSMGGVRFRTGLSAHECEVLAAIMTLKAAVADLPLGGAKGGVDVDPQTLSPHELEGLTRRYTSELVELIGPSEDILAPDVGTDAQTMAWILDAYGENTGSTQGGMVVGKPIPLGGSYGSKDARGRSAAMVAAQVLEDRGESLRGARVAVYGFGDVGRKAAQVLAERGALVIAVSDQHGASFASGGLDLTALSAYREEHGSVRGFATEISPDEVVELDADILMLAYDYGSVNAGNAYAVRARYVVEATNRAVLPEAERVLRAQGVCVLPDLVASIGGVIVNYLEWVQDASNFFWTPAEVERAIDLRVNAALRDVTAFMRTRDLDMRTAAYALALNRLHEAAVMRGVYP; this is encoded by the coding sequence ATGAGGGCATCAGGACTCAACTGGCAGGGCCTCATGGAGCAACTCCAGGAGGCTTTGCCCCACTGCGAGGTGACTGACCAGTCGCTCGCGTATTTCAAGTATCCCCGGCGCACCGTCGCCGTGAACCTGCCCGTGCGGATGGACGACGGGCGCATTCAGGTCTTCCGGGGCTACCGCACGGTGCATTCCACCGCGCGGGGGCCGAGCATGGGCGGCGTGCGTTTCCGCACGGGCCTCAGCGCCCATGAGTGCGAGGTGCTCGCCGCAATCATGACCCTCAAGGCGGCGGTCGCGGACCTGCCCCTCGGCGGTGCCAAGGGCGGGGTGGACGTGGACCCGCAGACCCTCAGCCCGCATGAACTTGAGGGCCTGACCCGGCGCTACACCTCCGAACTCGTCGAGCTGATCGGTCCGTCCGAGGACATCCTCGCCCCCGACGTGGGCACCGACGCGCAGACCATGGCGTGGATACTCGATGCCTACGGTGAGAACACCGGATCGACCCAGGGCGGCATGGTGGTGGGCAAGCCCATCCCGCTGGGCGGCTCCTACGGCAGCAAGGACGCGCGGGGCCGCTCGGCGGCGATGGTGGCCGCGCAGGTGCTGGAAGACCGGGGCGAGAGCCTGCGCGGGGCGCGGGTCGCTGTCTACGGGTTCGGGGACGTGGGCCGCAAGGCCGCGCAGGTGCTGGCAGAGCGCGGCGCCCTCGTGATCGCGGTGTCCGACCAGCACGGAGCCTCCTTCGCCAGCGGCGGCCTCGACCTCACGGCACTCTCGGCCTACCGCGAGGAGCACGGCAGCGTGCGCGGCTTCGCCACCGAGATCAGTCCCGACGAGGTCGTCGAACTCGACGCGGACATCCTGATGCTGGCCTACGACTACGGCTCGGTGAACGCGGGCAACGCCTACGCGGTCCGCGCCCGTTACGTCGTGGAGGCCACCAACCGCGCCGTGCTGCCCGAGGCCGAGCGCGTCTTGCGGGCGCAGGGCGTGTGCGTGCTGCCCGACCTCGTCGCCAGCATCGGCGGCGTGATCGTGAACTACCTCGAGTGGGTGCAGGACGCCAGCAACTTCTTCTGGACGCCTGCCGAGGTCGAACGCGCCATCGACCTGCGGGTGAACGCAGCCCTGCGGGACGTGACCGCCTTTATGCGGACCCGCGACCTCGACATGCGGACGGCCGCCTACGCGCTGGCCCTGAACCGCCTGCACGAGGCGGCGGTGATGCGCGGCGTGTACCCGTAA